A genomic segment from Polyangium mundeleinium encodes:
- a CDS encoding M15 family metallopeptidase, giving the protein MDERIEVEFIVLEEVDPSEGTMPPEDWDDHAHEDDEDVETSAAAGKSRFEAARAKPRSIHGFSVGPAKRIGVKTYRVPGTKVSLPVRAIIAPLLIGFAKEFHQKVERLRKGWCWGHANRNIRGSKRPSFHAAGIAIDLNAPKHPLGRANTFSVAQRKTINALCKKYGLRWGGNYRRRKDDMHFEVILPRAKAVALAKRIQKGGAR; this is encoded by the coding sequence GTGGACGAGAGGATCGAAGTGGAGTTCATCGTGCTGGAGGAGGTCGATCCCTCCGAGGGCACGATGCCGCCGGAGGATTGGGACGATCATGCCCACGAGGACGACGAGGACGTGGAGACGAGCGCCGCGGCGGGCAAGTCGCGCTTCGAAGCCGCGCGAGCGAAGCCGCGATCCATCCATGGATTCAGCGTGGGGCCCGCGAAACGCATCGGGGTCAAGACGTACCGCGTCCCGGGCACGAAGGTATCCTTGCCGGTCCGCGCGATCATCGCCCCGCTGCTCATCGGCTTCGCCAAGGAATTCCACCAGAAGGTGGAGCGGCTCCGCAAGGGCTGGTGCTGGGGGCACGCGAATCGCAACATCCGCGGCTCGAAGCGGCCCTCGTTCCACGCGGCCGGCATCGCCATCGATCTGAACGCCCCGAAGCACCCGCTCGGGCGCGCCAACACGTTCAGCGTGGCCCAGCGCAAGACGATCAACGCGCTTTGCAAGAAATACGGCCTTCGCTGGGGAGGCAACTACCGCCGCCGCAAGGACGACATGCACTTCGAGGTGATCTTGCCCCGCGCGAAAGCGGTGGCGCTGGCGAAGCGGATCCAGAAGGGTGGGGCCCGGTAG
- a CDS encoding lysozyme: MISWAGTTGEGTRVLSTAMSLLGTRSEGTSVLTVTREQTSPVTLVLASPFILDDAELDALFAETPQEAPGVPLTQAQFDALVSFTFNVGAGWMKKSQLRRALLRRQYGDVPRAMSLWVYAGGKKLRGLVRRRLAEGRPFKHGKYT; this comes from the coding sequence GTGATTTCCTGGGCAGGCACCACCGGCGAAGGCACGCGCGTGCTTTCGACCGCGATGTCGCTCCTCGGGACCCGATCGGAAGGAACGTCCGTTTTGACCGTCACGCGCGAACAGACGTCCCCCGTGACGCTCGTCCTTGCGTCGCCCTTCATCCTCGACGATGCCGAGCTGGACGCGCTCTTCGCGGAGACACCCCAAGAAGCCCCGGGCGTGCCCCTGACGCAGGCGCAATTCGACGCCCTCGTCTCCTTCACCTTCAACGTGGGCGCAGGCTGGATGAAGAAATCGCAGCTCCGAAGGGCGCTGCTCCGCCGCCAGTATGGGGATGTGCCGCGCGCCATGAGCCTCTGGGTGTACGCGGGCGGCAAGAAGCTCCGCGGCCTCGTCCGGCGCAGGCTTGCCGAGGGGCGCCCATTCAAGCATGGCAAGTACACCTGA
- a CDS encoding LysR family transcriptional regulator — MNDPPSLRPGASLPDLESLRCFLAAARHLSFRVAARVVALSPAAFSDRIQRLEDTLGASLFDRTTRRVALTAAGERLVPEAQRCLDQARRCGEVVLHEDGAPMPYELTIGTRFELGLSWLVPALDALDTARPERRLHLYFGDTPELVRQAQRDGIDAFITSARLSDAGFSYARLHEERYVFVGQRELLAGRPLACREDCAAHTLLDTHRDLPLFRYFLDTRPGSEDWAFRRVEYLGTIGAVRLRALAGAGVAVLPHYFVEGDLRQGQLMQILPKVKLPIDWFRLVWREGHPREVALRKLAEDLVAHPLR, encoded by the coding sequence ATGAACGATCCCCCTTCCCTCCGCCCCGGCGCCTCCCTCCCTGACCTCGAATCGCTGCGTTGCTTCCTGGCCGCGGCGCGCCACCTGAGCTTTCGCGTGGCGGCGCGCGTGGTCGCGTTATCGCCCGCGGCGTTCAGCGATCGCATCCAGCGCCTCGAAGACACGCTCGGCGCGTCCCTGTTCGACCGCACGACCCGCCGCGTCGCGCTCACCGCCGCGGGCGAACGCCTCGTGCCGGAGGCGCAACGTTGCCTCGATCAGGCGCGGCGGTGCGGCGAGGTCGTGCTCCACGAAGACGGCGCGCCCATGCCGTACGAGCTCACGATTGGCACGCGCTTCGAGCTCGGCCTGAGCTGGCTCGTCCCGGCGCTCGACGCGCTCGACACGGCACGCCCCGAACGCAGGCTTCACCTGTATTTCGGCGATACGCCGGAGCTCGTCCGGCAGGCGCAGCGCGATGGAATCGACGCCTTCATCACGAGCGCGCGGCTCTCGGACGCAGGTTTTTCCTACGCGCGCCTGCACGAGGAGCGGTACGTCTTCGTCGGGCAACGAGAGCTCCTCGCGGGCCGTCCGCTCGCGTGTCGCGAAGATTGCGCCGCGCACACGCTGCTCGATACGCACCGCGACCTGCCGCTCTTTCGCTATTTCCTCGACACCCGCCCGGGGAGCGAGGATTGGGCCTTCCGGCGCGTGGAGTACCTCGGCACGATAGGCGCCGTGCGGCTGCGCGCCCTCGCGGGCGCGGGGGTCGCCGTGCTGCCGCACTACTTCGTGGAGGGGGATCTGCGACAGGGCCAGCTCATGCAGATCTTGCCGAAGGTAAAGCTACCAATCGACTGGTTCCGGCTCGTCTGGCGCGAGGGGCACCCGCGGGAGGTCGCGCTCCGAAAGCTGGCCGAGGACCTCGTCGCGCACCCGCTCCGGTGA
- a CDS encoding pyridoxal phosphate-dependent aminotransferase, with protein MVTALEFPPLEVGDAGLSALARGVIGSEILKIAGEIRAMKAKGAQICNLTVGDFDPAYFPIPAELCEGTRAALAEGHTNYPPSDGVLVLREALVRFYERELGLKYPLESVLVAGGARPLLYGAYRTLIDPGDVAVYPVPSWNNNHYAYLSGAKAVEIPVSAASNFFPTADDFRPHIGSARLLLVNSPLNPTGTVISKDELRRIAELVLEENRRREAEGLRPVFLVYDQVYWMLTHGEAHHETPVSLVPEVAPYTLLLDALSKSFCATGMRVGWGFMPPAVRRRMADILGHVGAWAPKAEQVATAALLDAPDAMHAFLAGAKAKVKERLDALFAGFSTMQREGLPVDAIAPQGAIYLSARFDWIGKTIRGRTIQTNDEIRKVLLEEAGLAVVPFQAFGLREENGWFRLSVGAVSMDDIQAAFPRLRALMSG; from the coding sequence ATGGTAACGGCCCTCGAATTTCCTCCGCTCGAGGTCGGTGACGCCGGCCTCTCCGCGCTCGCGCGTGGCGTCATCGGCTCCGAGATCCTGAAGATTGCCGGCGAGATCCGGGCCATGAAGGCCAAGGGCGCCCAGATCTGCAACCTCACCGTCGGCGACTTCGACCCGGCCTACTTCCCCATCCCTGCCGAGCTCTGCGAGGGCACGCGCGCCGCGCTCGCCGAGGGCCACACGAACTACCCGCCCTCCGACGGCGTGCTCGTCCTGCGCGAGGCGCTCGTGCGCTTCTACGAGCGCGAGCTCGGCCTCAAGTACCCGCTCGAGTCCGTGCTCGTCGCCGGCGGCGCCCGTCCCCTGCTCTACGGCGCCTACCGCACGCTCATCGATCCCGGCGACGTCGCCGTCTACCCCGTCCCGTCCTGGAACAACAACCACTACGCCTACCTCTCCGGCGCGAAGGCCGTGGAGATCCCCGTCTCGGCCGCGTCGAACTTCTTCCCGACCGCCGACGATTTCCGCCCCCACATCGGCTCGGCCAGGCTGCTGCTCGTGAACTCGCCGCTGAACCCGACCGGCACCGTCATCTCCAAGGACGAGCTGCGGCGGATCGCCGAGCTCGTGCTCGAAGAGAACCGCCGCCGGGAGGCCGAGGGCCTGCGCCCGGTGTTCCTCGTGTACGACCAGGTCTACTGGATGCTCACGCACGGCGAGGCGCACCACGAGACGCCCGTCTCGCTCGTGCCCGAGGTCGCACCGTACACGCTCTTGCTCGACGCGCTGTCGAAGTCGTTCTGCGCGACGGGCATGCGCGTCGGCTGGGGGTTCATGCCGCCGGCAGTGCGGCGGCGGATGGCGGACATCCTCGGGCACGTGGGCGCCTGGGCGCCGAAGGCCGAGCAGGTCGCGACGGCAGCGCTGCTCGACGCGCCGGACGCGATGCACGCGTTCCTCGCGGGCGCGAAGGCGAAGGTGAAGGAGCGGCTCGACGCGCTCTTCGCCGGGTTCTCAACGATGCAACGCGAGGGGCTGCCCGTCGACGCAATCGCGCCGCAAGGGGCGATCTACCTGTCGGCGCGCTTCGACTGGATCGGCAAGACGATCCGGGGCCGTACGATCCAGACGAACGACGAGATCCGCAAGGTGCTGCTGGAAGAAGCAGGCCTGGCGGTGGTGCCGTTCCAGGCGTTCGGGCTGCGGGAAGAGAACGGGTGGTTCCGGCTGAGCGTGGGCGCGGTGTCGATGGACGACATCCAGGCGGCGTTCCCGCGGCTGCGCGCGCTCATGTCGGGTTGA
- a CDS encoding S1 family peptidase — protein sequence MTRRLAPACLVFVYACTEAPEDGARDAPTAIVGGQVAAPGEWPTAVSSGRCDGTLVHPRLVITAAHCLARGGPVSFSLGEARDRAVRTAAVDRCVGHPDHERRKGADVAYCLLREAVDDVPIVPVLSACEAFEYLAPGATAILVGFGAAGEDEPGGGLKRWVAVPVHGTQAEAREVLVGTRDKGACTGDSGGPAYLALPDGTWRVFGVSSRMAPSTDLDPAEPCAGKAIYTSIPAHLVWIEESSGIDLTPFEERCPRAARPP from the coding sequence ATGACCCGGCGCCTCGCCCCCGCCTGCCTGGTCTTCGTCTACGCGTGCACGGAGGCCCCCGAGGATGGGGCGCGTGACGCCCCGACGGCCATCGTCGGCGGGCAGGTCGCGGCCCCGGGAGAATGGCCGACCGCGGTATCGTCCGGGCGATGCGACGGCACGCTCGTGCATCCGCGGCTCGTGATCACGGCAGCGCATTGCCTCGCCCGCGGCGGGCCCGTCTCGTTTTCCCTTGGGGAAGCACGTGATCGCGCCGTTCGCACGGCGGCCGTCGACCGCTGCGTGGGCCACCCGGATCATGAACGGAGGAAAGGCGCCGACGTGGCGTATTGTCTCCTCCGCGAGGCCGTGGACGATGTTCCGATCGTGCCCGTCCTTTCCGCGTGCGAGGCTTTCGAATACCTCGCCCCCGGGGCCACGGCCATTCTGGTCGGATTCGGGGCCGCCGGCGAAGACGAGCCCGGCGGCGGCCTGAAGCGGTGGGTCGCCGTGCCCGTTCACGGGACCCAGGCCGAAGCGCGGGAGGTCCTCGTCGGCACACGCGACAAAGGCGCCTGCACGGGCGACTCGGGCGGCCCGGCCTACCTCGCGCTTCCGGACGGCACGTGGCGCGTGTTCGGCGTTTCGAGCCGCATGGCCCCGAGCACGGACCTCGACCCGGCCGAGCCCTGCGCGGGGAAGGCCATCTACACGTCGATCCCCGCGCATCTCGTGTGGATCGAGGAGAGCTCCGGGATCGACCTCACGCCTTTCGAGGAGCGCTGCCCCCGCGCCGCGCGGCCTCCCTGA